TGACGCCGTCGTTCAGCGGAGTCTGGATGAGGGGATTGGCGAGCGGACGATCTCTGCGAAGATCGACCACGCACTCGCGCATTTCAAGCCCCTTGCTGGCGTTCCAGGCATCGAGATTCGGACCCACCGGACGGTGCTCTACAACTCGATCTACCGGTTCGATGACGAGATGATCGTCAACCCACATGTGTACGGGAAGCTGGCGTCGCACTCGCCGGCGATGCATCTGCGCCGACTCAGCGCGGGCGATCTCTTCACGACCTACGCGGACAGTCTTGACGCGGTGTGGGATCGCGGCCAGCGCAACCCCTGGTAGACAGGACGCGTGCCGAAGCGCGACTACTACAACGACCCGGACGCACCCCCCGCGAACAGCATCGTGGTCGCTGTCACGGCGATCGTCCGCAACGACGACGGGGACGTGCTTCTCATCGAGCGGACTGACAACGGACTATGGGCCGCGCCCGGAGGCGCACAGGACATCGGAGAGCGTGTTAGCGACACAGTCAGGCGCGAGGTATTCGAGGAGACCGGGTTGCGCGTCGAGGTCACCGGGCTCAGCGGCATCTACTCCGACCCTGCCCACGTGATCGCGTACGACGATGGCGAGGTACGGCAGGAGTTCGCGCTGTGCTTCCGGGCACGACCCGTAGGCGGTGACCTGAAGACGAGCTCGGAGTCTCGACAGGTCAGGTGGGTCAAGCCGGGGGAACTCGAGGCGCTGAACATCCACCCGTCGATGCGCCTGAGGGTTCGGCATGCACTTGAGCGATCTGACACGGCGTACCTGGGTTAGCTACTTCGCCCCGAAATAGTCGTGCGGGATTTCGTTGTGTGGTTGAGGAAACGCCGGTGAGCCTCCGGTGGTACGGGGTCGAATGACGAGATCATGGTGGGAAACCGTGTGAGGCAAGGGAATCGAGGCCTGATGCTGGTCACCACCAATCCGCAGCGGACGCTGTGGGAGACGATCCTGCCGCCGGGCTACCAGGACCTGCCGGCCGAGCTGGCCGGGGTGGACGCGCTGCTGGACGACCCGGTGTTCTTCGAGCCGTACCGGGCGCACTTCTCCCCGGTGTGGGGGCGGCCGTCGATCCCGATCGAGACCTACCTGCGGATGATGTTTCTCAAGCACCGGTACCGGCTGGGCTATGAGAGCCTGTGCCGGGAGGTCGCGGACTCGATCTCCTGGTCGCGGTTCTGCCGGATCCCGCTGGGAGAGCGGGTGCCGCACCCGTCCACCCTGGGCAAGATCACCGCCCGCTGCGGCCCGCAGGTGATCGAGCAGCTGAACCGGGCGCTGCTGGCCAAGGCCGGGCAGGCCAAGGTGGTGCGGACCGACAAGGTGCGCGCCGACACCACCGTGGTGCCGGCCAACGTGGCCTATCCGACCGACTCCGGGTTGCTGGTCCGCGCGATCACCCTGATCGTGACGCTGGTGGCCCGGATCCACGCCGCCGGCGCGGCCTCCCGCACCACGGTGCGGGACCGGCGCCGGGCCGCGGGTCGGCGGGCCCGGTCGATCTCGGCGCACCTGAAGCTGCGCAACGACGAGGCCAAGACCCGGGTGCTGGCGATCACCGGGGAGCTGGCCGACCTGGCCGAGGCCAGTGTGGGTGAGGCGACCCGGGTGCTCCTCAACGCCCGCCGGCACCTGTATCGGCACGGCGCGGCCGCCTCCGGTGGGCTGGCCGCCGTGGTCGTCGACCTCGAGCTGGTGCTGGCCCGGGCTGGCCGGGTGGTCGACCAGACCCGCATCCGGCTGGGTGGCGGCACCCCGGACTCGGCGACCCGGCTGGTGTCGCTGCACGACCCGGACGCCCGCCCGATCGCCAAGGGCC
The DNA window shown above is from Actinomycetota bacterium and carries:
- a CDS encoding XRE family transcriptional regulator, coding for DAVVQRSLDEGIGERTISAKIDHALAHFKPLAGVPGIEIRTHRTVLYNSIYRFDDEMIVNPHVYGKLASHSPAMHLRRLSAGDLFTTYADSLDAVWDRGQRNPW
- a CDS encoding NUDIX domain-containing protein; this translates as MPKRDYYNDPDAPPANSIVVAVTAIVRNDDGDVLLIERTDNGLWAAPGGAQDIGERVSDTVRREVFEETGLRVEVTGLSGIYSDPAHVIAYDDGEVRQEFALCFRARPVGGDLKTSSESRQVRWVKPGELEALNIHPSMRLRVRHALERSDTAYLG